From Shewanella psychrophila, a single genomic window includes:
- the trhA gene encoding PAQR family membrane homeostasis protein TrhA, translating into MALEQSLAQQSSTVSVNSSGYTHKEEMANSISHGLGIVAGIIGLILSLMKGQQTLDSVQLFGLVVYCSSIILLFSCSTLYHSVSSPIWKHRLKIADHCAIYFLIAGTYTPLMLIALNGTKANIILIAIWSLAFGGVIFKTLFISRFKRLSVALYLLMGWLCATVMNELIDSMTELGFQLLILGGLFYSVGVIFYVGKRIPYNHAIWHLFVLAGAVSHFFCVYFTLI; encoded by the coding sequence ATGGCATTAGAACAATCATTAGCCCAGCAATCATCGACAGTCTCAGTTAATAGCAGTGGATATACCCATAAAGAAGAGATGGCAAACAGCATAAGTCATGGTCTGGGGATTGTAGCTGGGATTATAGGGCTCATTCTTTCACTGATGAAGGGTCAACAAACACTGGATAGCGTTCAATTATTCGGACTGGTTGTCTACTGTTCCAGCATCATCTTACTTTTCTCCTGCTCGACCTTATATCACTCAGTCTCCTCTCCTATTTGGAAGCACAGACTTAAGATTGCCGATCATTGCGCCATCTACTTTTTAATCGCCGGTACCTATACTCCTCTGATGCTTATTGCACTGAATGGTACCAAGGCAAATATTATTCTCATCGCCATCTGGTCTCTGGCATTTGGTGGGGTAATATTTAAAACCCTGTTTATCAGTCGTTTTAAGAGACTCAGTGTTGCCCTTTATTTATTGATGGGCTGGCTATGCGCAACGGTAATGAATGAGCTGATCGATTCGATGACAGAGCTAGGTTTTCAGTTATTAATTTTGGGCGGATTATTTTACAGTGTTGGGGTAATTTTTTATGTAGGTAAACGCATTCCCTATAACCACGCGATATGGCACCTATTTGTTCTCGCTGGCGCGGTAAGCCATTTCTTCTGTGTTTACTTCACCCTGATTTAA